A DNA window from Streptomyces sp. 71268 contains the following coding sequences:
- a CDS encoding MFS transporter: protein MSVSDRRPGGSFPEPEPEPASGAARGTTAAPTDQPPTDAHPRRWLALLFIGMAQLMIVLDITIVNIALPSAQRDLDISAGDRQWVITAYTLAFGSLLLFGGRIADYTGRRRAFVIGLLGFAGASALGGAAESLGTLLAARALQGVFAALLAPSALSLLAVMFTEAKERAKAFGVFGAIAAGGGALGLVLGGLLTEYLNWRWCLYVNVPIAVAAVFGWYALPADTRTSGSRARFDIPGVLLAVSGLVAVVYGCSEAEADGWDSGRVIGLLAAGVLLLAVFVAVERRVSTPLLPLRVVLDRTRGGAYLAVGLAMVGMFAMFLFLTYYLQTVKDYSAVVTGVAFLPLTAGVLFGAGGIATRLLPRVPPRALVAPGLLLAAAGAAWLIPLEPDSSYAAGVLPAELLVGTGMGLVMAPAMNYATYGVRPEDTGIASASVTTAQQIGGSIGTALLNTIAASTTSDYLSAHRPPTPDVARQALTEGFSDAFVAASLILVAAAAVVGALMNTPRPSRDADARTDAQPMAPHLG, encoded by the coding sequence ATGTCCGTCAGCGACCGCAGGCCAGGCGGCTCCTTCCCGGAGCCCGAGCCCGAGCCGGCGTCCGGAGCGGCCCGGGGAACCACGGCCGCGCCCACCGACCAGCCCCCCACGGACGCGCACCCACGACGCTGGCTCGCCCTCCTCTTCATCGGCATGGCCCAGTTGATGATCGTGCTCGACATCACGATCGTGAACATCGCCCTGCCGTCCGCGCAGCGCGACCTCGACATCTCGGCCGGCGACCGGCAGTGGGTCATCACGGCCTACACCCTCGCCTTCGGCAGCCTGCTCCTCTTCGGCGGACGCATAGCCGACTACACGGGGCGCCGACGCGCCTTCGTGATCGGCCTGTTGGGGTTCGCCGGCGCGTCGGCGCTCGGCGGCGCGGCGGAGAGCCTCGGCACGCTGCTCGCCGCCCGGGCGCTCCAGGGCGTCTTCGCCGCGCTGCTCGCCCCGTCCGCGCTCTCGCTCCTGGCCGTCATGTTCACGGAAGCGAAGGAGCGCGCCAAGGCGTTCGGCGTCTTCGGCGCCATCGCCGCGGGCGGCGGCGCCCTCGGCCTCGTACTCGGCGGGCTGCTCACCGAGTACCTGAACTGGCGCTGGTGCCTGTACGTGAACGTGCCGATCGCCGTCGCCGCCGTCTTCGGCTGGTACGCGCTGCCCGCCGACACCCGTACCAGCGGCAGCCGAGCCCGCTTCGACATCCCCGGCGTCCTGCTGGCCGTCAGCGGCCTGGTGGCCGTGGTGTACGGCTGCAGCGAGGCGGAGGCGGACGGTTGGGACTCCGGCCGCGTCATCGGCCTGCTCGCCGCGGGCGTCCTGCTCCTCGCCGTCTTCGTCGCGGTGGAGAGGCGGGTCAGCACTCCGCTGCTGCCGCTGCGCGTGGTCCTCGACCGGACCCGTGGCGGGGCCTACCTGGCGGTGGGCCTGGCGATGGTCGGCATGTTCGCGATGTTCCTGTTCCTCACCTACTACCTACAGACCGTCAAGGACTACTCGGCGGTCGTCACCGGGGTGGCCTTCCTGCCGCTGACGGCGGGCGTGCTGTTCGGAGCGGGCGGCATCGCCACCCGACTGCTGCCCAGGGTCCCACCGCGGGCGCTGGTGGCACCGGGGCTGCTGCTCGCCGCGGCGGGCGCGGCCTGGCTGATCCCGCTGGAGCCGGACAGCTCGTACGCGGCGGGCGTACTCCCCGCGGAGTTGCTGGTCGGCACGGGCATGGGCCTGGTGATGGCCCCGGCGATGAACTACGCCACGTACGGCGTACGCCCCGAGGACACCGGCATCGCCTCCGCCTCGGTCACCACGGCCCAGCAGATCGGCGGCTCGATCGGCACCGCCCTGCTCAACACGATCGCGGCCAGCACCACGTCCGACTACCTCAGCGCGCACCGGCCGCCCACCCCGGACGTGGCCAGGCAGGCCCTGACGGAGGGGTTCTCGGACGCGTTCGTCGCGGCCTCGCTGATCCTGGTCGCGGCGGCGGCCGTGGTCGGCGCCCTCATGAACACCCCGCGCCCCAGCCGCGACGCCGACGCCCGCACCGATGCCCAGCCGATGGCACCGCACCTGGGCTGA
- a CDS encoding helix-turn-helix domain-containing protein: MTPDRAPTAGTEPPRMRADARRNREQILRAAREVFAAQGPDAPLDEIARRAGVGVATLYRRFPDRTDLIRGVAIDVLTALGEAALAARDTEDEPFEALRTFMHAALDLRLGSVMPALIGRLEADDVLDGVRQDAADPVQELVTQAQAAGTLRSDVRFGDLPLMLMRISRPLAGGQLAEDDDLAHRQLEIYLDGLRAPGTCHQRATLPGPAVDLGWFKRIRTRLIGNQPPSRPRA, translated from the coding sequence GTGACCCCCGACCGCGCCCCCACCGCCGGCACGGAGCCGCCGCGCATGCGGGCCGACGCGCGGCGCAACCGCGAGCAGATCCTCCGCGCGGCCCGAGAGGTCTTCGCCGCCCAGGGCCCGGACGCGCCGCTGGACGAGATCGCCCGCCGCGCGGGCGTCGGCGTCGCCACCCTCTACCGGCGCTTCCCCGACCGCACCGACCTGATCCGCGGCGTGGCCATCGACGTGCTCACGGCCCTCGGCGAAGCCGCGTTGGCGGCGCGCGACACCGAGGACGAGCCCTTCGAAGCGCTGCGCACCTTCATGCACGCGGCACTCGACCTCAGACTCGGCTCCGTCATGCCCGCGCTGATCGGGCGCCTGGAGGCCGACGACGTACTCGACGGCGTACGGCAGGACGCCGCCGACCCGGTACAGGAACTGGTCACCCAGGCCCAGGCGGCCGGCACGCTCCGCTCCGACGTGCGCTTCGGCGACCTGCCCCTGATGCTCATGCGCATCTCCCGACCCCTGGCCGGCGGACAACTCGCCGAAGACGACGACCTGGCCCACCGCCAACTGGAGATCTACCTCGACGGCCTGCGCGCCCCGGGCACCTGCCACCAGCGGGCCACGCTCCCCGGGCCCGCCGTCGACCTCGGCTGGTTCAAGCGGATCAGAACACGACTGATCGGCAACCAGCCCCCGTCACGCCCACGGGCCTGA
- the serA gene encoding phosphoglycerate dehydrogenase, with translation MSTAKPSKPVVLIAEELSPATVDALGPDFEIRHCNGADRAELIPAVADVDAILVRSATKVDAEAIAAARRLKVVARAGVGLDNVDVAAATKAGVMVVNAPTSNIVTAAELACGLIVATARNIPQANTALKNGEWKRSKYTGVELSEKTLGVVGLGRIGVLVAQRMSAFGMKIVAYDPYVQPARAAQMGVKLLSLDELLTVSDFITVHLPKTPETLGLIGDEALHKVKPEVRIVNAARGGIVDEAALASALKEGRVAGAGLDVYATEPCTDSPLFEFDQVVATPHLGASTGEAQEKAGIAVAKSVRLALAGELVPDAVNVQGGVIAEDVRPALPLAEKLGRIFTALAGEVAVRLDVEVYGEITQHDVKVLELSALKGVFEDVVAETVSYVNAPLFAQERGVEVRLTTSSESPDHRNVVTVRGTLSDGQEVSISGTLAGPKHQQKIVAVGEHDIDLALADHMAVLRYSDRPGVVGTLGRVLGEAGINIAGMQVSRSTAGGEALVALTVDDSIPANVMSEIAVEIGATSARAVNLTD, from the coding sequence GTGAGCACTGCCAAGCCCAGCAAACCTGTCGTACTCATCGCTGAAGAACTCTCGCCCGCCACCGTCGACGCCCTCGGCCCCGACTTCGAGATTCGGCACTGCAACGGTGCGGACCGGGCCGAGCTGATCCCCGCCGTCGCCGACGTGGACGCCATCCTCGTGCGCAGCGCCACCAAGGTGGACGCCGAGGCGATCGCCGCCGCCCGCAGACTCAAGGTCGTCGCCCGCGCCGGCGTGGGCCTGGACAACGTCGACGTCGCCGCCGCCACCAAGGCGGGCGTGATGGTCGTGAACGCGCCGACCTCCAACATCGTCACCGCCGCCGAGCTGGCGTGCGGCCTGATCGTCGCGACCGCGCGCAACATCCCGCAGGCCAACACGGCCCTGAAGAACGGCGAGTGGAAGCGGAGCAAGTACACCGGCGTCGAGCTGAGCGAGAAGACGCTCGGCGTGGTCGGCCTCGGCCGCATCGGCGTGCTGGTCGCGCAGCGGATGTCCGCCTTCGGCATGAAGATCGTCGCGTACGACCCCTACGTGCAGCCCGCGCGGGCGGCGCAGATGGGGGTCAAGCTGCTGTCGCTTGACGAGTTGCTCACCGTCTCCGACTTCATCACGGTGCACCTGCCCAAGACCCCCGAGACGCTGGGGCTGATCGGCGACGAGGCGCTGCACAAGGTCAAGCCCGAGGTGCGCATCGTCAACGCGGCGCGCGGCGGCATCGTGGACGAGGCGGCCCTGGCCTCGGCGCTGAAGGAGGGCCGGGTCGCGGGTGCGGGCCTCGACGTGTACGCCACCGAGCCGTGCACGGACTCGCCGCTCTTCGAGTTCGACCAGGTCGTGGCGACCCCGCACCTGGGGGCCTCGACGGGGGAGGCGCAGGAGAAGGCGGGCATCGCGGTCGCCAAGTCGGTGCGTCTGGCGCTCGCCGGTGAGCTGGTCCCGGACGCGGTCAACGTGCAGGGTGGTGTGATCGCCGAGGACGTGCGTCCGGCGCTGCCGCTGGCCGAGAAGCTCGGCCGGATCTTCACCGCGCTGGCGGGCGAGGTCGCGGTCCGCCTCGACGTGGAGGTCTACGGCGAGATCACCCAGCACGACGTGAAGGTGCTCGAACTCTCCGCGCTCAAGGGCGTGTTCGAGGACGTCGTGGCGGAGACCGTCTCGTACGTCAACGCGCCGCTGTTCGCCCAGGAGCGCGGGGTCGAGGTGCGGCTGACGACGAGCTCCGAGTCGCCGGACCACCGCAACGTGGTGACCGTGCGCGGCACCCTCTCGGACGGCCAGGAGGTGTCCATCTCGGGCACGCTGGCCGGCCCCAAGCACCAGCAGAAGATCGTCGCGGTGGGCGAGCACGACATCGACCTCGCGCTCGCCGACCACATGGCGGTCCTGCGCTACAGCGACCGCCCCGGCGTGGTCGGCACCCTGGGCCGGGTCCTCGGCGAGGCCGGGATCAACATCGCGGGCATGCAGGTCTCCCGGTCCACGGCGGGCGGCGAGGCGCTGGTCGCGCTGACCGTGGACGACAGCATTCCGGCGAACGTGATGAGCGAGATCGCCGTGGAGATCGGCGCGACGTCGGCGCGCGCGGTCAACCTCACGGACTGA
- the ilvC gene encoding ketol-acid reductoisomerase, with amino-acid sequence MAELFYDADADLSIIQGRKVAVLGYGSQGHAHALSLRDSGVDVRVGLHEGSKSRAKAEEQGLRVVTPAEAAAEADVIMMLVPDPIQATVYEESVKDHLKEGDALFFAHGLNIRYGFIKPPAGVDVAMVAPKGPGHLVRRQYEEGRGVPCIAAVEQDATGKGFALALSYAKAIGGTRAGVIKTTFTEETETDLFGEQAVLCGGASALVKAGFETLVEAGYQPEIAYFECLHELKLIVDLMYEGGLEKMRWSVSETAEWGDYVTGPRIVNDATKAEMKKVLGEIQDGSFAKNWMAEYHAGLPKYNEYKKADQDHLLETTGKELRKLMSWVDDNE; translated from the coding sequence GTGGCCGAGCTGTTCTACGACGCCGACGCAGACCTGTCCATCATCCAGGGCCGCAAGGTCGCGGTTCTCGGTTACGGCAGCCAGGGTCACGCCCACGCGCTGTCCCTGCGCGACTCGGGCGTCGATGTCCGCGTCGGCCTGCACGAGGGCTCGAAGTCCCGGGCCAAGGCGGAGGAGCAGGGCCTGCGCGTGGTGACCCCCGCCGAGGCCGCCGCCGAGGCCGACGTGATCATGATGCTGGTGCCCGACCCGATCCAGGCCACGGTCTACGAGGAGTCCGTCAAGGACCACCTCAAGGAGGGCGACGCGCTCTTCTTCGCCCACGGCCTGAACATCCGGTACGGCTTCATCAAGCCCCCGGCCGGCGTCGACGTCGCCATGGTCGCCCCGAAGGGCCCGGGCCACCTGGTGCGCCGCCAGTACGAGGAGGGGCGCGGCGTGCCGTGCATCGCGGCCGTCGAGCAGGACGCCACCGGCAAGGGCTTCGCCCTGGCCCTGTCGTACGCGAAGGCCATCGGCGGCACCCGGGCCGGCGTCATCAAGACGACCTTCACCGAGGAGACCGAGACGGACCTCTTCGGCGAGCAGGCCGTGCTCTGCGGTGGCGCGAGCGCGCTGGTCAAGGCGGGCTTCGAGACCCTGGTCGAGGCCGGTTACCAGCCGGAAATCGCCTACTTCGAGTGCCTGCACGAGCTGAAGCTCATCGTGGACCTGATGTACGAGGGCGGCCTGGAGAAGATGCGCTGGTCGGTCTCGGAGACGGCCGAGTGGGGCGACTACGTCACCGGCCCGCGCATCGTCAACGACGCCACCAAGGCCGAGATGAAGAAGGTCCTCGGCGAGATCCAGGACGGCTCCTTCGCCAAGAACTGGATGGCCGAGTACCACGCGGGCCTGCCGAAGTACAACGAGTACAAGAAGGCCGACCAGGACCACCTCCTGGAGACCACGGGCAAGGAGCTGCGCAAGCTCATGAGCTGGGTCGACGACAACGAGTAA
- the ilvN gene encoding acetolactate synthase small subunit: protein MSKHTLSVLVENTPGILARIAALFSRRGFNIDSLAVGVTEHPDISRITIVVNVEELPLEQVTKQLNKLVNVLKIVELEDGSAIHRELVLVKVRADNETRSKVVEIVQLFRAKTVDVSPEAVTIEATGGSDKLEAMLKMLEPFGIKELVQSGTIAIGRGARSITDRSLRALDRSA, encoded by the coding sequence ATGTCCAAGCACACGCTCTCCGTTCTGGTGGAGAACACCCCCGGCATCCTCGCCCGGATCGCCGCGCTGTTCTCGCGCCGCGGGTTCAACATCGACTCCCTCGCCGTGGGCGTCACCGAGCACCCCGACATCTCCCGCATCACCATCGTGGTCAACGTCGAGGAACTGCCCCTGGAGCAGGTCACCAAGCAGCTCAACAAGCTCGTCAACGTGCTGAAGATCGTGGAGCTGGAGGACGGTTCGGCCATCCACCGCGAACTCGTCCTGGTGAAGGTCAGGGCCGACAACGAGACGCGCTCGAAGGTAGTGGAGATCGTCCAGCTCTTCCGGGCCAAGACCGTGGACGTCTCCCCGGAGGCCGTCACCATCGAGGCCACCGGCGGCAGCGACAAGCTGGAGGCCATGCTCAAGATGCTGGAACCCTTCGGCATCAAGGAACTGGTGCAGTCCGGCACCATCGCCATCGGACGGGGCGCGCGCTCCATCACGGACCGGAGCCTGCGCGCCCTCGACCGCTCCGCGTAA
- a CDS encoding acetolactate synthase large subunit has translation MPMTEQATGAPHPQPRARNGQQSVTAEDVTGAQSLIRSLEEVGADVVFGIPGGAILPAYDPMMDSSRVRHVLVRHEQGAGHAATGYAQATGKVGVCMATSGPGATNLVTPIADAHMDSVPLVAITGQVASKAIGTDAFQEADICGITMPITKHNWLVTNADDIPRTIAEAFHVASTGRPGPVLVDIAKDALQARTRFSWPPQTDLPGYRPVTKPHAKQIREAARLITQAKRPVLYVGGGVLKARASAELRVLAELTGAPVTTTLMALGAFPDGHPQHLGMPGMHGTVAAVTALQKADLIVALGARFDDRVTGRLDSFAPLAKVVHADIDPAEIGKNRLADVPIVGDAREVITDLVTAVRAEHAAEGRVGDLAAWWADLDRWRKTYPLGYDLPSDGSLSPQQVIERIGQLAPQGTVFAAGVGQHQMWASHFIQYEEPATWLNSGGAGTMGYAVPAAMGAKAGRPERTVWAIDGDGCFQMTNQELVTCALNDIPIKVAIINNGALGMVRQWQTLFYNQRYSNTVLHSGPGEAADEGKPTGTRVPDFVKLAEAMGCVGLRCDDPAQLDAVIEKANAINDRPVVVDFIVHEDAMVWPMVAAGTSNDEVMAARGVRPDFGDNEDD, from the coding sequence ATGCCGATGACCGAGCAGGCCACCGGGGCTCCCCACCCCCAGCCGCGGGCCCGAAACGGACAGCAGTCCGTCACCGCTGAGGACGTCACGGGCGCGCAGTCCCTCATTCGTTCGCTTGAGGAGGTCGGAGCAGACGTAGTCTTCGGAATTCCCGGCGGGGCGATCCTGCCCGCGTACGACCCCATGATGGATTCATCGCGGGTCCGGCACGTGCTGGTGCGTCACGAACAGGGCGCGGGACACGCCGCGACGGGATATGCGCAGGCGACCGGAAAGGTCGGCGTCTGCATGGCGACTTCCGGCCCCGGGGCGACCAATCTGGTGACGCCGATCGCCGACGCGCACATGGATTCCGTGCCACTGGTTGCCATCACGGGACAGGTGGCCTCGAAGGCCATTGGTACCGACGCCTTCCAGGAGGCGGATATCTGCGGCATCACGATGCCGATCACCAAGCACAACTGGTTGGTGACCAACGCGGACGACATTCCGCGGACTATCGCGGAGGCGTTCCACGTGGCCTCGACGGGCCGCCCGGGCCCGGTCCTGGTGGACATCGCGAAGGACGCGTTGCAGGCGCGGACGCGGTTCTCGTGGCCGCCGCAGACGGACCTGCCCGGCTACCGGCCGGTGACCAAGCCGCACGCCAAGCAGATCCGGGAGGCCGCCCGGCTGATCACGCAGGCGAAGCGGCCGGTGCTGTACGTGGGCGGCGGCGTCCTCAAGGCGCGGGCCAGCGCCGAGTTGCGGGTGCTGGCGGAGCTGACCGGGGCCCCGGTGACCACCACGCTCATGGCGCTCGGCGCCTTCCCCGACGGCCACCCGCAGCACCTGGGCATGCCCGGGATGCACGGCACGGTGGCCGCCGTGACGGCCCTGCAGAAGGCGGACCTCATCGTCGCGCTCGGCGCCCGGTTCGACGACCGGGTGACGGGGCGACTGGATTCCTTCGCGCCGCTGGCGAAGGTGGTGCACGCGGATATCGATCCGGCCGAGATCGGAAAGAACCGCCTGGCCGACGTGCCGATCGTGGGAGACGCGCGCGAGGTGATCACCGATCTGGTGACCGCGGTGCGCGCCGAGCACGCGGCCGAGGGCCGGGTCGGCGATCTGGCCGCGTGGTGGGCGGATCTGGACCGGTGGCGCAAGACGTATCCGCTGGGTTATGACCTGCCGTCGGACGGGAGCCTGTCGCCGCAGCAGGTGATCGAGCGCATTGGGCAGTTGGCGCCGCAAGGCACGGTTTTCGCGGCGGGCGTCGGACAGCACCAGATGTGGGCCTCGCATTTCATCCAGTACGAGGAGCCGGCGACCTGGCTGAATTCGGGCGGGGCCGGCACGATGGGATACGCGGTGCCGGCGGCCATGGGCGCGAAGGCCGGTCGGCCGGAGCGCACGGTGTGGGCGATCGACGGTGACGGGTGTTTCCAGATGACCAACCAGGAACTGGTCACCTGCGCCCTGAACGACATTCCCATCAAGGTCGCCATCATCAACAACGGCGCCCTGGGAATGGTCCGGCAATGGCAGACCCTGTTCTACAACCAGCGCTACTCCAACACGGTGCTGCATTCCGGCCCCGGCGAGGCGGCGGACGAGGGAAAGCCGACCGGAACCCGCGTGCCGGACTTCGTCAAACTGGCCGAGGCCATGGGGTGCGTGGGACTGCGCTGTGACGACCCGGCACAGCTCGACGCCGTCATCGAGAAGGCCAACGCGATCAACGACCGCCCCGTGGTGGTGGACTTCATCGTCCACGAGGACGCCATGGTCTGGCCGATGGTCGCGGCGGGGACCTCCAACGACGAGGTCATGGCCGCCCGCGGGGTGCGCCCGGACTTCGGCGACAACGAAGACGACTGA
- a CDS encoding EAL domain-containing protein, with amino-acid sequence MSAWAAVLARPGAADGGAGMLHQLLLTLVCGGYAAGSVLGWGSRELATIMGDFGLCAAALAAAVSCFVYARSCSGPSRPAWYMFAASSLMAGLGNGVWGWYEVVRGQPVPSVSLADFCFLLFAPPAIVGLLVLAKRPVNRAGWLCLSLDSWLIAGSLLTLSWSLALAHTASFDGESVARTALSLAYPLLDIALVSVVLAVHFRRSSANRSAVNTAIGALALTVLCDALFTSPLLRQQYNSGQPLDAGWFAGSLLLAYAPWASARSSAEWERPRRPQPAGRPIANSLTALTPYLAASVCVLGIIYNVLNGRAVDQVVLFTGCTVVLALVVRQAIMLMDNITLTQELAQKENHFRSLVQGSSDVIMIAAPTGVLRYVSPAASGVYGRDAEELTGSELASLIHPEDLGSVVHEVRRFLAAAPSQEPTTRIECRFRSGNGDWLNVESTINRHHGGLILNSRDVTERVRLQAQLQHNAEHDPLTDLPNRALFTHRVRQALGGRRRTDPGTAVLYIDLDGFKAVNDTVGHQAGDELLVQAARRLQESVRAGDVAARLGGDEFAALIMGDGGPDQAAHEYRVHDIAERLRIALSRPYRVQGTEVRVAASIGVAFAEPGISPGDLMRNADLAMYRAKSAGKNRVELYAPQMQADVARRAEMATRLRTALKDGEFVLLHQPVVDVNSGRVTAVSAQPRWRSAQGILFTPAEFLRVTGTGQSDGRGGGEDAARSAELSRWTLEEAIRQAARRRRAGHSVAVSVRLPASQLADKAIPPKAVEGLLAEHGLPSGSLIIELSESDSRKPLEDLEHRLMALRRLGVRIALDGFGSGYAAINALRKLPVDLVRLDHSLVEGVLESARLYKITAGLLRIANDLGTQVMAEGVDLPEQLAALRAMGCTHAQGTVFCGPLDEHRLRRALTVGDYPLPRPEPRLTARSAVLADVRAPEQRTEPPALVGGAMPVRYSGSHGTRRHEPLAHTPLRSNNETPVPPT; translated from the coding sequence GTGAGCGCCTGGGCGGCGGTGCTCGCCCGCCCGGGGGCGGCGGACGGTGGCGCCGGGATGCTGCACCAACTACTGCTGACCCTCGTGTGCGGCGGCTACGCGGCGGGGTCGGTCCTCGGCTGGGGATCGCGCGAACTGGCCACCATCATGGGCGACTTCGGGCTCTGTGCAGCGGCGCTGGCCGCCGCCGTCTCGTGCTTCGTCTACGCGCGCTCATGCTCCGGCCCCTCCCGGCCGGCGTGGTACATGTTCGCCGCCTCCTCGCTGATGGCGGGCCTGGGCAACGGCGTATGGGGGTGGTACGAGGTGGTGCGGGGGCAGCCGGTGCCCTCGGTGTCGCTCGCCGACTTCTGCTTCCTGCTGTTCGCGCCGCCCGCCATCGTGGGACTGCTGGTGCTCGCCAAGCGCCCGGTCAACCGCGCCGGGTGGCTGTGCCTGAGCCTCGACTCCTGGCTCATCGCCGGATCGCTGCTGACCCTCTCGTGGAGCCTGGCGCTCGCGCACACGGCCAGCTTCGACGGCGAGAGCGTCGCGCGCACCGCCCTCTCGCTGGCCTATCCGCTGCTGGACATCGCACTGGTCAGCGTCGTGCTCGCGGTCCACTTCCGGCGCTCGTCGGCCAACCGCTCAGCGGTCAACACCGCCATCGGCGCCCTCGCGCTGACCGTCCTGTGCGACGCGCTGTTCACCTCGCCGCTGCTGCGCCAGCAGTACAACTCGGGCCAGCCGCTGGACGCGGGCTGGTTCGCGGGCTCGCTGCTGCTGGCCTACGCGCCGTGGGCGTCGGCCCGCTCCAGCGCGGAGTGGGAGCGCCCGCGCCGGCCACAGCCCGCCGGGCGCCCCATCGCCAACTCGCTGACCGCCCTGACGCCCTACCTGGCCGCCAGCGTCTGCGTACTGGGGATCATCTACAACGTGCTCAACGGCCGGGCCGTGGACCAGGTCGTGCTCTTCACGGGCTGCACCGTCGTCCTCGCCCTGGTGGTCCGGCAGGCCATCATGCTGATGGACAACATCACCCTGACCCAGGAGCTGGCGCAGAAGGAGAACCACTTCCGCTCCCTCGTGCAGGGGTCGAGCGACGTCATCATGATCGCCGCGCCCACCGGCGTACTGCGCTACGTGAGCCCGGCGGCCTCCGGAGTCTACGGCCGCGACGCCGAGGAGCTGACCGGCTCCGAGCTGGCGTCGCTCATCCACCCCGAGGACCTGGGCTCGGTCGTGCACGAGGTGCGCAGGTTCCTGGCCGCCGCGCCCAGCCAGGAGCCCACCACCCGCATCGAGTGCCGGTTCCGCTCCGGCAACGGCGACTGGCTGAACGTCGAGTCCACGATCAACCGACACCACGGCGGGCTGATCCTCAACAGCCGCGACGTCACCGAGCGCGTCCGGCTCCAGGCGCAGCTCCAGCACAACGCCGAGCACGACCCGCTCACCGACCTGCCCAACCGCGCCCTGTTCACCCACCGGGTGCGGCAGGCGCTCGGCGGCAGGCGGCGCACCGACCCGGGCACCGCGGTGCTCTACATCGACCTCGACGGCTTCAAGGCGGTCAACGACACCGTCGGCCACCAGGCGGGCGACGAACTGCTCGTGCAGGCCGCCCGCCGGCTCCAGGAGTCCGTGCGCGCCGGCGATGTCGCCGCCCGGCTCGGCGGCGACGAGTTCGCCGCGCTCATCATGGGCGACGGCGGCCCGGACCAGGCCGCCCACGAGTACCGCGTGCACGACATCGCCGAGCGGCTGCGCATCGCCCTGTCCCGCCCGTACCGCGTGCAGGGCACGGAGGTGCGGGTGGCCGCCAGCATCGGTGTCGCCTTCGCCGAGCCCGGCATCAGCCCGGGCGACCTGATGCGTAACGCCGACCTGGCGATGTACCGGGCGAAGTCCGCCGGCAAGAACCGGGTCGAGCTGTACGCGCCACAGATGCAGGCGGACGTGGCCCGCCGGGCCGAGATGGCGACGCGGCTGCGTACCGCGCTCAAGGACGGCGAGTTCGTGCTGCTGCACCAGCCCGTCGTCGACGTCAACAGCGGGCGCGTCACCGCCGTCTCCGCCCAGCCGCGCTGGCGCTCCGCGCAGGGCATCCTGTTCACGCCGGCCGAGTTCCTCCGGGTCACGGGCACCGGCCAGAGCGACGGGCGAGGTGGCGGAGAGGACGCCGCGCGCAGCGCCGAGCTGAGCCGCTGGACGCTGGAGGAGGCCATCCGGCAGGCGGCCCGCCGGCGGCGCGCCGGTCACAGCGTCGCGGTCTCGGTGCGGCTGCCCGCGAGCCAACTGGCCGACAAGGCCATTCCGCCCAAGGCGGTGGAGGGCCTGCTCGCCGAGCACGGCCTCCCGTCCGGCAGCCTGATCATCGAACTGTCCGAAAGTGACTCCCGCAAGCCGCTGGAGGACCTGGAGCACCGGCTGATGGCGCTGCGCCGGTTGGGCGTACGCATCGCGTTGGACGGGTTCGGTAGCGGGTACGCCGCGATCAACGCCCTGCGCAAGCTCCCCGTCGACCTGGTCAGGCTCGACCACAGCCTGGTCGAGGGCGTGCTGGAGTCGGCCAGGCTCTACAAGATCACCGCCGGGCTGCTGCGGATCGCCAACGACCTGGGCACCCAGGTGATGGCCGAGGGCGTCGACCTCCCCGAGCAACTGGCCGCCCTGCGAGCCATGGGCTGTACGCATGCCCAGGGCACCGTCTTCTGTGGCCCGCTGGACGAGCACCGGCTGCGCCGCGCGCTCACCGTGGGCGACTACCCGCTGCCGCGCCCGGAGCCGCGTCTGACGGCCCGCTCCGCCGTCCTGGCCGACGTCCGCGCGCCCGAGCAGCGGACCGAGCCGCCGGCGCTCGTGGGTGGCGCCATGCCGGTGCGGTACAGCGGATCGCACGGGACACGGCGCCACGAGCCGCTGGCGCATACGCCGTTGCGTTCAAATAATGAGACGCCCGTCCCACCCACTTGA